From a region of the Cyprinus carpio isolate SPL01 chromosome A18, ASM1834038v1, whole genome shotgun sequence genome:
- the LOC109105691 gene encoding cathepsin D-like, with product MRIAFLLLAAVFLWTTDAIVRIPLKKFRSIRRTLSDSGRAIEELVAGSAPLKYNLGFPASNGPTPETLKNYLDAQYYGEIGLGTPVQTFTVVFDTGSSNLWVPSIHCSLTDIACLLHHKYNGGKSSTYVKNGTEFSIQYGSGSLSGYLSQDTCTVGDIVVEKQIFGEAIKQPGVAFIAAKFDGILGMAYPRISVDGVPPVFDMMMSQKKVEKNIFSFYLNRNPDTQPGGELLLGGTDPKYYTGDFNYVDISRQAYWQIHMDSMSIGSELTLCKGGCEAIVDTGTSLITGPAAEIKALQKAIGAIPLMQGEYMIDCKKVPTLPTISFVLGGKTYSLTGEQYILKESQAGMEICLSGFMGLDIPPPAGPLWILGDVFIGQYYTVFDRENNRVGFAKSV from the exons ATGAGAATCGCCTTCCTGCTGCTAGCTGCTGTCTTTTTGTGGACGACCGACGCGATTGTTCG GATTCCTTTAAAGAAGTTTCGTTCCATCAGACGGACACTGAGTGACTCTGGCAGAGCTATAGAGGAGCTTGTGGCTGGTTCCGCACCCTTGAAATACAACCTGGGATTCCCAGCAAGTAATGGTCCTACTCCAGAAACCCTCAAGAACTACCTTGAT GCTCAGTACTATGGAGAGATCGGTCTTGGCACTCCTGTCCAGACCTTCACTGTGGTGTTTGACACAGGATCCTCCAACCTGTGGGTGCCATCGATCCACTGTTCCCTGACAGATATTGCCTGCT TGCTTCATCACAAATACAATGGGGGCAAGTCAAGCACCTATGTGAAGAACGGGACTGAATTTTCCATACAGTATGGTTCCGGAAGCTTGTCTGGGTATCTCAGCCAGGACACATGCACG GTTGGGGATATTGTAGTTGAGAAGCAGATATTTGGAGAAGCTATCAAACAGCCAGGAGTAGCCTTCATTGCAGCCAAGTTTGATGGTATTCTCGGCATGGCTTATCCTCGCATCTCTGTGGATGGGGTTCCTCCTGTTTTTGACATGATGATGAGCCAGAAGAAAGTggagaaaaatattttctctttctATCTGAACAG AAACCCTGACACCCAACCTGGTGGTGAGTTGCTCCTTGGAGGGACAGACCCCAAATATTACACTGGAGACTTTAACTACGTGGACATCAGCAGACAGGCCTATTGGCAGATTCACATGGATAG caTGAGCATCGGCAGTGAGCTGACTCTGTGTAAAGGAGGATGTGAAGCCATCGTGGACACTGGGACGTCTCTGATCACTGGCCCAGCTGCTGAAATCAAAGCCCTGCAGAAGGCTATTGGTGCAATCCCTCTGATGCAGGGAGAG TATATGATAGACTGTAAAAAAGTTCCCACACTCCCCACCATCTCATTCGTCCTGGGTGGAAAGACTTACTCACTGACTGGAGAACAGTACATACTCAAG gAAAGCCAGGCTGGAATGGAGATCTGTCTGAGTGGATTCATGGGCCTGGATATCCCACCCCCAGCTGGACCCCTGTGGATTCTGGGTGATGTGTTCATTGGGCAGTACTACACTGTGTTTGATCGGGAGAATAACCGAGTGGGCTTTGCGAAGTCCGTATAA
- the LOC109105684 gene encoding class E basic helix-loop-helix protein 41-like, whose protein sequence is MDERIPRMQGRQFLDHADFLGVEYSSLYMCKSKRGVKREEGKDAYKLPHRLIEKKRRDRINECIGQLKDLLPEHLKLTTLGHLEKAVVLELTLKHLNALTAVTEQQHQKIVALQNGERSLKSSLQADLDAFHSGFHACAKEVLQYLSKVDNWTSREQMCTRLINHLHKVSAQLQPGAGILQQPLPGDDAPERDAQRDTQANCVPVIQRTQNLELNENDTDTDSGYGGEAEKGDGKFEKGCDTAKGVKIKQEFGDERVTKKAKMSWSANGASDSTNTRPDVALMNSLIGMTGVGGQQTPFCMPFYFINPSAASYMPLFDKSHLEKLVYPAAAAAALSTPFPWLYPGISTHTSAAAAAAAAAIAFPSAPANKTSGFNAASLKDDEPPSPDGDLSNEADLASSVSGDHHGSESDAIHQPQRNENDGT, encoded by the exons ATGGATGAAAGAATACCGAGAATGCAAGGCAGACAGTTCCTGGATCACGCGGATTTCTTGGG agTTGAATATTCGTCACTCTACATGTGCAAATCCAAAAGAGGGGTGAAGAGAGAGGAAGGAAAG GACGCGTACAAATTACCACACAGACTGATCGAGAAAAAGAGGAGGGACCgaataaatgaatgtattggGCAGCTGAAAGATTTATTACCAGAACATCTGAAACTTACG ACTCTAGGTCACTTGGAAAAAGCGGTAGTTCTTGAGTTGACGCTGAAGCATTTGAACGCTTTGACAGCTGTCACAGAGCAACAGCACCAGAAGATCGTCGCTTTGCAGAACG GGGAGCGATCACTGAAGTCCTCCCTCCAGGCTGACTTAGACGCATTTCACTCAGGCTTTCATGCATGTGCCAAAGAAGTCCTGCAGTATCTGAGCAAGGTGGACAATTGGACGTCGCGTGAGCAGATGTGCACGCGACTCATCAACCACTTACACAAAGTTTCCGCGCAGCTCCAGCCGGGCGCAGGGATCCTGCAGCAGCCGTTGCCAGGCGACGACGCTCCAGAGCGGGACGCGCAGAGAGATACTCAAGCCAACTGCGTCCCTGTCATCCAGAGGACTCAGAACCTCGAGCTTAACGAAAACGACACAGACACCGACAGCGGATACGGAGGAGAGGCAGAGAAAGGCGATGGCAAATTCGAGAAAGGATGTGACACGGCCAAAGGAGTAAAGATCAAGCAGGAGTTCGGAGATGAACGTGTCACCAAAAAAGCCAAAATGAGCTGGTCCGCGAACGGTGCATCAGATTCCACCAATACCCGACCGGATGTGGCGTTAATGAACTCTTTAATTGGAATGACGGGTGTTGGTGGACAACAAACTCCTTTTTGCATGCCGTTTTACTTCATAAACCCGTCTGCAGCATCGTACATGCCATTGTTTGATAAGAGTCACTTGGAGAAGTTGGTGTATCCAGCAGCGGCGGCGGCGGCACTGAGCACCCCGTTCCCGTGGCTTTACCCCGGGATTTCCACGCACACCTCTGCTGCAGCCGCAGCTGCTGCTGCCGCCATCGCTTTCCCCAGTGCACCCGCCAATAAAACCTCTGGATTTAATGCAGCATCCTTAAAAGATGACGAGCCGCCATCTCCCGATGGTGACCTGTCCAATGAGGCCGACCTGGCCTCTTCTGTGTCTGGGGATCATCATGGCTCAGAGAGTGATGCCATTCATCAGCcccaaagaaatgaaaatgatggtacATAA
- the LOC109105690 gene encoding sarcospan-like, with translation MGSGTSPMGSTGGGSATAGKEKQAETGGLVLEEAQKCCGCRFPLLVALLQLLLGIAVAAVAFLMVAISSSLLARETPHWAGIIMIVVSLLGFVLFCITRVPDERATAQFIVKLLYFFLCTMGMVISAVVIAFQCYHYALTNSYICKEMGEYCLCTLDPEDPIARTFTYSGVTDCSAIVSTLPVYYLLQMVLNLAQAIVCLVGAFLIWKKRYQVFFAGLQTGSPSTQNWQKV, from the exons ATGGGGTCGGGGACGAGTCCGATGGGGTCGACTGGAGGAGGCAGTGCAACCGCTGGCAAGGAGAAGCAAGCAGAAACTGGAGGCCTAGTGCTGGAGGAAGCCCAAAAATGTTGTGGCTGCCGCTTTCCTTTGCTGGTCGCTCTGTTACAGCTTCTGCTGGGCATCGCAGTAGCTGCTGTGGCCTTCCTAATGGTTGCCATTAGCTCCTCTCTGCTGGCCAGGGAGACGCCCCATTGGGCCGGCATCATT ATGATTGTGGTGTCTCTGCTGGGATTCGTCCTCTTCTGCATCACCAGAGTGCCTGATGAGAGAGCGACGGCTCAATTTATTGTAaag CTCCTGTACTTCTTTCTGTGCACGATGGGGATGGTCATTTCCGCTGTGGTCATTGCCTTCCAGTGCTACCATTATGCCCTGACTAACAGCTACATCTGCAAGGAAATGGGGGAGTACTGTTTGTGCACTCTGGACCCTGAGGATCCCATCGCCCGCACTTTCACCTACAGTGGTGTGACAGACTGCAGTGCTATCGTAAGCACGCTACCCGTGTATTACCTTCTGCAGATGGTGCTGAACTTGGCTCAGGCTATCGTCTGCCTGGTGGGGGCCTTCCTTATATGGAAGAAGAGGTACCAGGTGTTTTTCGCTGGGCTACAGACAGGATCTCCTTCTACCCAGAATTGGCAGAAAGTTTAG